A stretch of DNA from Pelosinus sp. IPA-1:
ATTCACAAACCTCTAACATATGAGCTCCTAAAACCCTCATTTTACCTTCTTCTAAATGATAAGTATAGTCCTCCATGAAAGCTGTACCGCCTTCTAGACCATAAGCCATAACTTTCATAGCCCTGAGTAGAGCAGCTGTCTTCCAGTCCCCTTCAGCACCAAATCCATATCCATCTGCCATGAGACGTTGCACCGCCAGGCCTGGTAACTGATTGATACCATCAAGATTTTCAAAATTGGTAGTAAATCCTTTAAAGCCACCTTCTATAAGGAATTTTCTAATACCCAATTCAATCTTGGCAGCTTCTTCTAAAGAAGCCCGTTTCGCCCCACCTGCAAGAAGTTCTTGTTGTACTGCATAACTGTTTTCATATTCAGCAACCAGTTTCTGAATTTCAGCAGGACTTACTTTATTAATATAGGACACTAGATCACCAAGGGCATAACCATTGACAGAATACCCTAACTGGATCTGGGCTTCCACTTTATCCCCATCCGTTACTGCTACTTCCCTCATATTATCGCCAAAACGAGCAAATTTAGCACCCTGTAAATCATTCCAAGCTAAAGCTGCTCTAACCCAAACGGCTAAGCGTTCAATTACCTCTTGGTCTTGCCAAAAACCTACAATCACTTTGCGAGCTTTTTTCATTCTAGCTACAATCGAACCGAATTCCCGGTCTCCATGGGCTGACTGATTCAAATTCATAAAATCCATATCAATTTCTGACCAAGGAATGTCTCGATTATATTGGGTGTGTAAGTGGACAAAAGGTTTATTTAAGATATTAAGTCCTGCAATCCACATTTTTGCTGGGGAAAAGGTGTGCATCCAGGCAACAAGCCCAATACAATTTTGGGCACTATTAGCCTCTACGCAAAAATTATGAATGGCATTTGGTGTGGTTAATACAGATTTAAAAACAACCTTAACAGGTATTTTGCTTTGTTCTCCGAGGAAGTTGGCAATAATTTGCGAATGCTCTCCGACGATCTTTAATGTCTCTTCTCCATACAAATGTTGACTGCCAGTAATAAACCATACTTCTTTTTCTTTTAAATCAATCATTATTTACTCTCCTTTTATAACTGATCTCAACTTATACTGATTTTTGAAACATGGTTTTTAACAGGTTTTCGCTTTTCTTTTTATTTCTTTGAGTCGCTTCATAACATCGTTTGCCCCACGTCCGAAATAATCGTGGATAATTTTATACTCAGCATATAATTTTTTATATTGTGCCACATTTTTCTCAATTGGTTTATACACCTTTTTGACGAAAGTCATATGAGCTGCCGCATCCAAAATAGTATCATAACCACCACTTCCCTTACCTGCAGCCACCGCACCAAACATAGCAGCGCCTAAAGCAGGTGTTTGTAGAGAGGCTGCAATATGAATTTCTCGCCCTGTTACATCGGAGTAAATTTGCATGAGAAGATTATTTTTCTGAGATAAACCACCACAAGCATATAATTCATCAATCTTTACTCCCGCTTCCGTAAAAGTTTCCACAATCATATTCGTTCCATAGGCAGTGGCCTCAATTAATGCACGATAAATCTCCTCTGGTTTGGTAAGAAGGGTCGCTCCTAGCAGCACTCCTGTCAAATGAGTATCAACCAATACAGAACGGTTTCCATTCCACCAATCAAGAGCGATTAAGCCACTTTCTCCAGGAAATAATGCCCCGGCCTTTTCTTCTAATAATTGATGAATACTGATATTACGTGAAGCTGCTTCTTCTGTATAAGTGCCTGGAACGCAGTTTTCAACAAACCATTCAAAAATATCACCGACAGCAGATTGTCCGGCCTCGAAGCCAAAATAGCCTCCAATAACACCATCCTCTACCACACCGCACATACCATCTACTGTTTTCTCTTCCTCTCCTAAGACAATATGACAGATGGAAGTTCCCATACTCATAACCAGTTTCCCTGGTGTAACCACTCCGGCAGCAGGGACTGCCGCATGGGCATCTACATTACCTACAGCGATAGCCGTTCCTGGTTTTAAGCCCATCTTCTTTGCCATTTCCGTGGTTAATTCGCCAGCTTTGCTCCCGATAGCAACGATAGGACTATTTAACTTTTCTTCAACTAGATTTTCTAATCTAGGATCCAATGCTTTAAAAAATTCTTTGCTAGGATATCCCTCTTGTTTATGCCATATCGCCTTATAACCTGCAGTACAACTATTACGAATATCTACACCCGTCATTTGCATGATAACCCAATCTGTAGCCTCCATAAACCGATCAGCTACTTGATATATTTCGGGAGCCTCATTGGCTATTTGCCATATTTTAGGGATTAGCCATTCTGAAGATATTTTTCCACCATAACGGGCAAGAAAGTTTTCTCCCCTCGCAGCTGCTATTTCATTTAAGCGATTAGCCTCATCTTGGGCTGCATGATGCTTCCAAAGCTTTACCCATGCGTGAGGCTGATCCCGATATTCGGGAAGCTGACACAAAGCTCTTCCGTCTTTCGTCACAGGCAGCATGGTGCAAGCAGTGAAGTCAATCCCTAATCCTACTACATCTTCAGGATCTACCTGGGAGTCTTTTAACACTTTAGGAATTGCCTCATACAGCACCGTTAAATAATCCTCTGGATTTTGTAGTGCCCAATCATATTCTAACTTGATATTTGTACCTGGCAACTTCTCATCAATCACACCATCAGGATAAGCTACCACAGCAGTTGCGACCTCTTTGCCTGTCTCAACTTCAACAAGCAATGCCCTACCAGATTGGGTACCATAATCAATTCCCAAACTATACTTTTTACTTCCCATACTATCTAACCTCCATCTTATTTATGATACAAAAAAATTTTCAATCTACCAGCAGGATACTCTGCCTCTTTATTGCCATACTCTAATGTATGACATAATCCCATTAGATACCATTTAATCCCAATTAAAATACTGCTATTATTTCCGTTAATTAATTTATAAATTAATTTAATATTAAATAATATACGACATGATTTCCTTACTTCCTTCTTCAAATAGTAACTATTTTTTGAAAATTCTATTTTTGAATAATAAAGGACTGCCTACATTCCAGCACTTTCTATGGTTAGAATATAAACAGTCCTTTATATAATTATTTAAGTGAGAAAAAAATTCCCTCCATAACTAAATCAACAATTCCCTTCAAGGCTGCCCTTCTCCCTTCCGTGGAAAATTCAATACGAGTAGAAGAATAACAATTGCCCAAAGCACGTTCTTTAATGACTTCCTTCATGGTCTCTTCTATAAATTGTTGCCCTTTAACAATCCCACCACCAATGAGCACTAATTGGGGATTAAAAATATTAATAATATTAGCCGCCCCCATACCAAGATACCTGCCCACATGCTGAAGTGCTCTTATCGCAAGTAAGTCCCCATCTCCAGCTGCAGCATAAATGTGCTCAGGCTTTATCGCATTTATATTGCTTTCTACCATCTCATAAAGTAGCGAGCTTTCTCCTTCCTCTATTGCCTTAGTTACCATT
This window harbors:
- the araA gene encoding L-arabinose isomerase, which gives rise to MMIDLKEKEVWFITGSQHLYGEETLKIVGEHSQIIANFLGEQSKIPVKVVFKSVLTTPNAIHNFCVEANSAQNCIGLVAWMHTFSPAKMWIAGLNILNKPFVHLHTQYNRDIPWSEIDMDFMNLNQSAHGDREFGSIVARMKKARKVIVGFWQDQEVIERLAVWVRAALAWNDLQGAKFARFGDNMREVAVTDGDKVEAQIQLGYSVNGYALGDLVSYINKVSPAEIQKLVAEYENSYAVQQELLAGGAKRASLEEAAKIELGIRKFLIEGGFKGFTTNFENLDGINQLPGLAVQRLMADGYGFGAEGDWKTAALLRAMKVMAYGLEGGTAFMEDYTYHLEEGKMRVLGAHMLEVCESLAAQKPSLEIHPLSIGGKEDPVRLVFNVPAGRGLNATILDMGNRFRMLVNEVDVVTPEFDLPKLPVARVLWAPQPNLKVGAEAWILAGGGHHTGFSQAVTKEHLEDFAEIAGIEYLVIDNEMKISEFKKELKWNDLYYHLAKGI
- a CDS encoding ribulokinase; translation: MGSKKYSLGIDYGTQSGRALLVEVETGKEVATAVVAYPDGVIDEKLPGTNIKLEYDWALQNPEDYLTVLYEAIPKVLKDSQVDPEDVVGLGIDFTACTMLPVTKDGRALCQLPEYRDQPHAWVKLWKHHAAQDEANRLNEIAAARGENFLARYGGKISSEWLIPKIWQIANEAPEIYQVADRFMEATDWVIMQMTGVDIRNSCTAGYKAIWHKQEGYPSKEFFKALDPRLENLVEEKLNSPIVAIGSKAGELTTEMAKKMGLKPGTAIAVGNVDAHAAVPAAGVVTPGKLVMSMGTSICHIVLGEEEKTVDGMCGVVEDGVIGGYFGFEAGQSAVGDIFEWFVENCVPGTYTEEAASRNISIHQLLEEKAGALFPGESGLIALDWWNGNRSVLVDTHLTGVLLGATLLTKPEEIYRALIEATAYGTNMIVETFTEAGVKIDELYACGGLSQKNNLLMQIYSDVTGREIHIAASLQTPALGAAMFGAVAAGKGSGGYDTILDAAAHMTFVKKVYKPIEKNVAQYKKLYAEYKIIHDYFGRGANDVMKRLKEIKRKAKTC